The genomic region GATCCAATAAATGTCCAAAATTTTTCGGTCTAAATTAAGCCAATTATAACTGCGCTGCAATTGGATACTAAAAAAATAAAGCGGTTACACAGTTTAATTTACACTCTTGAGGATATATTTGAGCAAATTGGCGTCTCTTGAATTACTCATAAATAATCACAAATTCTTTTTTTATTTCAGCCTTAAAATCATCATCCAGTCCGTCCATAGTCACAACATCGACCTTATGCTGTAAAGTTTTTGCCAAATCTTGATAAAATCCCGACAACTCCAGCAAGGTGCGCAGTTTGCCCTTTTCAATGCAAATATCGATATCGCTTTGT from Candidatus Margulisiibacteriota bacterium harbors:
- a CDS encoding nucleotidyltransferase domain-containing protein, with product MLFGSYARGEATLQSDIDICIEKGKLRTLLELSGFYQDLAKTLQHKVDVVTMDGLDDDFKAEIKKEFVIIYE